A region from the Streptomyces lydicus genome encodes:
- a CDS encoding FAD/NAD(P)-binding protein, giving the protein MAADHLADRQPRPALALVGAGPRGTSVLERICASAAELAPGARLTVHVVDPAPPGAGQVWRTAQPPELLMNTVASQVTLFTDDSVECAGPIRTGPSLYAWEGCEVGPDDYPGRALYGRYLEWVFGRTVRTAPQEVTVVVHRARAVHLAEAPDGSQSLTLDDGRTLHGLGAVVLAQGHLPAVAGPEQRHLADYAAEHGLHYLPPANPADLSAPLDALAPGRPVLLRGLGLNFFDHMALLTTARGGRFVDGADGALTYLPSGREPRLYAGSRRGIPYHARGDNAKGAHGRHLPLLLTPDVIAAFRKRTDSGDPPDFLTEVWPLVAKEVEAVYYEALLRRRGAGGEPRRRFRERFLSSAHRGADERAVLDAFGIAPAERWDWDRIARPHAERSFADRAAFREWLLGHLRQDVAHARQDNVSGPLKAALDVLRDLRNELRQIVDHGGLAGASRHRHLDRWYTPLNAFLSIGPPRRRIEEMTALIEAGVLEVIGPRMAVRLGGADGRGPGFTAHSPDVAGSEVTATALIEARLPEPDLRHTADPLLARLLAEGGCRPHTADGYKTGGLDVSPSPYHLVGADGARHPRRFAVGVPTEGVHWVTAAGARPGVGSVTLADTDAVARAALRAAMTGAGTGTGTGTEAGTGVVTGAVRVAGSAVSGPAVSGRRSDSARS; this is encoded by the coding sequence TTGGCCGCCGACCATCTCGCCGACCGCCAGCCCCGGCCCGCTCTCGCCCTCGTCGGTGCGGGGCCGCGCGGGACGAGCGTGCTGGAACGGATCTGCGCCTCGGCCGCCGAACTGGCCCCGGGTGCCCGGCTGACCGTCCATGTCGTCGACCCCGCCCCGCCCGGCGCCGGCCAGGTGTGGCGCACCGCCCAGCCCCCCGAGCTGCTGATGAACACCGTGGCCTCGCAGGTCACGCTGTTCACGGACGACAGCGTCGAGTGCGCGGGGCCGATACGTACCGGGCCGAGCCTGTACGCCTGGGAGGGCTGTGAGGTCGGCCCGGACGACTATCCGGGGCGTGCGCTGTACGGCCGCTATCTGGAGTGGGTCTTCGGCCGTACCGTGCGCACCGCTCCCCAAGAGGTGACTGTGGTGGTGCACCGGGCCCGCGCGGTGCACCTGGCCGAGGCCCCCGACGGCTCGCAGTCGCTCACCCTCGACGACGGGCGGACGCTGCACGGGCTGGGGGCGGTGGTGCTCGCCCAGGGCCATCTGCCGGCCGTGGCGGGCCCGGAGCAACGGCACCTGGCCGACTACGCCGCCGAGCACGGCCTGCACTACCTCCCGCCCGCCAACCCCGCCGACCTCTCCGCCCCTCTGGACGCACTGGCCCCGGGCCGCCCGGTACTGCTGCGCGGTCTCGGTCTCAACTTCTTCGATCACATGGCGCTGCTGACCACGGCCCGCGGAGGCCGGTTCGTCGACGGCGCGGACGGCGCGCTGACCTATCTGCCGTCCGGCCGCGAGCCCCGGCTGTACGCGGGCTCCCGCCGTGGCATCCCGTACCACGCCCGCGGCGACAACGCGAAGGGCGCGCACGGCCGCCATCTGCCGCTGCTGCTCACCCCGGACGTGATAGCGGCCTTCCGCAAGCGCACGGACTCCGGCGATCCGCCCGACTTCCTGACGGAGGTCTGGCCCCTGGTGGCCAAGGAGGTGGAAGCGGTCTACTACGAGGCACTGCTGAGGCGGCGCGGTGCGGGCGGTGAGCCGCGCCGCCGCTTCCGGGAGCGCTTCCTGAGCAGCGCACACCGGGGCGCCGACGAGAGGGCCGTCCTGGACGCGTTCGGGATCGCACCGGCCGAACGCTGGGACTGGGACCGGATCGCCCGGCCGCACGCGGAGCGGTCGTTCGCCGACCGGGCCGCGTTCCGGGAGTGGCTGCTGGGGCATCTGCGCCAGGACGTCGCACATGCCCGGCAGGACAATGTGTCCGGCCCGCTCAAGGCGGCCCTGGACGTGCTGCGGGATCTGCGCAACGAGCTGCGGCAGATCGTCGACCACGGCGGGCTGGCCGGCGCCTCCCGCCACCGTCACCTGGACCGCTGGTACACCCCGCTCAACGCCTTCTTGTCCATCGGACCGCCGCGGCGCCGGATCGAGGAGATGACCGCGCTGATCGAGGCGGGGGTGCTGGAGGTGATCGGCCCCCGGATGGCCGTCCGGCTCGGCGGCGCCGACGGCCGCGGGCCCGGTTTCACGGCCCATTCGCCGGACGTCGCGGGCTCGGAGGTGACGGCGACGGCGCTGATCGAGGCGCGGCTGCCGGAACCGGATCTGCGGCACACCGCGGACCCGCTGCTGGCCCGGCTGCTGGCCGAGGGCGGCTGCCGGCCGCACACCGCGGACGGCTACAAAACGGGCGGCCTCGATGTGTCGCCGAGCCCGTACCACCTCGTCGGAGCCGACGGCGCGCGCCACCCGCGGCGCTTCGCGGTCGGGGTGCCCACGGAGGGCGTGCACTGGGTGACGGCGGCGGGCGCCCGTCCCGGAGTGGGGTCGGTCACGTTGGCGGACACGGACGCCGTGGCCCGGGCGGCGCTGCGGGCGGCGATGACGGGGGCGGGAACAGGGACGGGCACGGGGACGGAGGCAGGGACGGGCGTGGTCACGGGCGCGGTCAGGGTGGCCGGCTCGGCGGTTTCCGGCCCGGCGGTTTCCGGCCGAAGGTCGGATTCGGCCAGAAGTTGA
- a CDS encoding alkaline phosphatase D family protein, whose translation MAGLRLGPLLRYVDAHSATVWVETDEPCVVHIRCDDGAAGTERTWQVAGHHYALVPVTGLTPGTETPYQVLLEEPGASPGGARGQVWPPPGSRFPASTIRTLPASPDEPLRFAFGSCRWSATPSNAAHDPVGPDALDTLAATLAADPGRPRPDVLLLLGDQVYADQTSAATARVLAGRRDLGEPPWKQVADFEEYTHLYYESWLDPEVRWLLSTVPSCMIFDDHDVIDDWNTSAAWVARMRATPWWRERILGGLMSYWVHQHLGNLSPAELAADALYARVRALPDATEAVREFAAGADADPACARWSYRRDFGRVRLVMIDTRATRVLDESNRAMLDKTEGEWLRQAVLEGRGGYDHLLLGSSLPWLLPHLIHAAEGWNAALCAGERGPRWARRSEFLRQRADLEHWAAFPGSFTALTELIAEAAGGADAPATVCVLSGDVHHAYVAEPHWRGAGPHPTSRVLQLTCSPVHNSIPGSLQAGFRFGWSRSGRWLGKLLARHGRLTRPAVKWRRTGGPWFGNQLMTLTLAGRTARLALDQTRREKRGGVRLVTVWRAALSDARAGGTSGGAGGRAPGTRRPKTG comes from the coding sequence ATGGCCGGACTGCGCTTGGGGCCGCTGCTGCGCTACGTCGACGCACACAGCGCGACGGTGTGGGTGGAGACCGATGAGCCGTGCGTGGTGCACATCCGCTGCGACGACGGGGCGGCAGGCACGGAACGGACCTGGCAGGTGGCCGGGCACCACTATGCGCTGGTCCCGGTGACCGGCCTCACGCCCGGCACCGAGACGCCCTACCAGGTCCTGCTGGAAGAGCCGGGGGCGTCCCCCGGCGGTGCCCGGGGGCAGGTCTGGCCGCCGCCCGGCAGCCGCTTCCCGGCGAGCACCATCCGTACGCTGCCCGCCTCCCCCGACGAGCCGCTGCGTTTCGCCTTCGGTTCCTGCCGCTGGTCGGCGACGCCCTCCAACGCGGCGCACGACCCGGTGGGCCCGGACGCCCTGGACACCCTCGCCGCCACACTGGCCGCCGATCCCGGCCGGCCGCGCCCCGACGTACTGCTCCTGCTGGGCGACCAGGTCTACGCCGACCAGACCTCCGCGGCGACCGCCCGCGTGCTGGCCGGCCGCCGCGACCTCGGCGAACCGCCCTGGAAACAGGTCGCGGACTTCGAGGAGTACACCCACCTCTACTACGAGTCCTGGCTCGACCCGGAGGTCCGCTGGCTGCTGTCCACGGTCCCCAGCTGCATGATCTTCGACGACCACGATGTGATCGACGACTGGAACACCTCGGCGGCCTGGGTGGCCCGGATGCGGGCGACCCCCTGGTGGCGGGAGCGGATACTCGGCGGCCTGATGTCGTACTGGGTCCACCAGCACCTGGGCAATCTCTCGCCCGCCGAGCTGGCCGCCGACGCGCTGTACGCGCGGGTGCGGGCGCTGCCGGACGCGACGGAGGCGGTGCGGGAGTTCGCGGCCGGCGCGGATGCCGATCCGGCCTGCGCCCGCTGGAGCTACCGCCGCGACTTCGGCCGGGTGCGGCTGGTCATGATCGACACCCGGGCCACCCGCGTGCTGGACGAGAGCAATCGCGCGATGCTCGACAAGACCGAGGGCGAATGGCTGCGGCAGGCGGTGCTGGAGGGGCGCGGCGGCTACGACCATCTGCTGCTGGGCAGTTCGCTGCCCTGGCTGCTGCCGCATCTCATCCACGCCGCGGAGGGCTGGAACGCGGCGCTGTGCGCCGGCGAGCGCGGCCCTCGCTGGGCCCGCAGAAGCGAGTTCCTGCGCCAGCGCGCCGACTTGGAGCACTGGGCGGCCTTCCCCGGTTCGTTCACCGCGCTCACCGAACTGATCGCCGAGGCCGCTGGTGGCGCGGACGCCCCGGCGACGGTCTGTGTGCTGTCCGGGGATGTACACCACGCCTATGTGGCCGAGCCGCACTGGCGCGGCGCCGGGCCGCACCCCACGAGCCGGGTGCTGCAACTGACCTGCTCCCCCGTTCACAACAGCATCCCCGGCTCGCTGCAGGCCGGCTTCCGCTTCGGCTGGAGCCGGTCGGGCCGCTGGCTGGGGAAGCTGCTGGCCCGGCACGGGCGGCTGACCCGCCCGGCGGTGAAGTGGCGGCGTACGGGCGGCCCGTGGTTCGGCAACCAGCTGATGACGCTGACCCTGGCGGGCCGGACGGCACGCCTCGCCCTGGACCAGACCCGCCGGGAGAAGCGGGGCGGCGTCCGGCTCGTCACGGTCTGGCGGGCGGCGCTGTCCGATGCGCGGGCCGGCGGGACATCGGGTGGTGCGGGCGGGCGTGCCCCGGGGACCCGACGGCCGAAGACCGGATGA
- a CDS encoding methyltransferase: MNQPPVVEWTEADEPRSARWRSENGTPPPRRVVIADDRTKADDAYRSACEGTALLWRGDFHNARQLLTALARRIDRRPRKAPPADVTQAFHVHRAAQNHRARILGMLLVPLDATLAVPLHRAPDVREACTRAYGPVESATGGTATAETAGEAGGEAAGETEATAGTTATAAGGTDPTTSLVSLRELLGLIGANEWRRKGVEIPALGGDRIHPHYGVFSPARGEYVDLVAEAPLPGEELAFDIGTGTGVLASVLARRGVRRVVATDQDPRALACARENTERLGVAGQVDVVEADLFPAGRAPLIVCNPPWVPAKPTSPVEYAVYDPGNRMLYGFLSGLADHLTPAGEGWLILSDLAEHLGLRTHDELLDAFAKAGLTVLDRHDITPRHPRARGTSDPLHVARAAEVTSLWRLSTADRGASGTP, encoded by the coding sequence GTGAACCAACCGCCGGTCGTCGAATGGACCGAGGCCGACGAGCCCCGTTCCGCCCGTTGGCGCTCCGAGAACGGCACCCCGCCACCCCGCCGTGTCGTCATCGCGGACGACCGGACGAAGGCCGACGACGCCTACAGGTCCGCCTGCGAGGGCACCGCGCTGCTGTGGCGCGGCGACTTCCACAACGCCCGCCAGCTGCTGACGGCGCTGGCCCGCCGCATCGACCGCCGCCCCCGCAAGGCGCCGCCCGCCGATGTCACCCAGGCGTTCCATGTGCACCGCGCCGCGCAGAATCACCGCGCCCGCATCCTGGGCATGCTGCTGGTCCCGCTCGATGCGACCCTCGCCGTCCCGCTGCACCGCGCCCCCGACGTCCGCGAGGCCTGCACCAGGGCGTACGGCCCCGTGGAGTCCGCCACCGGGGGGACCGCCACCGCGGAGACCGCCGGGGAGGCCGGGGGAGAAGCCGCCGGGGAGACCGAGGCCACCGCGGGCACCACCGCAACCGCCGCCGGGGGCACGGATCCGACCACCTCGCTCGTCTCGCTGCGCGAACTCCTCGGTCTCATCGGCGCCAACGAATGGCGCAGGAAGGGCGTCGAGATCCCGGCGCTCGGCGGTGACCGTATCCATCCGCACTACGGCGTCTTCTCCCCCGCCCGCGGCGAGTACGTCGACCTGGTGGCCGAGGCTCCGCTGCCCGGCGAGGAGCTGGCGTTCGACATCGGCACCGGCACCGGCGTACTGGCCTCGGTCCTCGCGCGGCGCGGCGTCCGCCGGGTCGTGGCCACCGACCAGGACCCGCGTGCGCTGGCCTGTGCCCGTGAGAACACCGAACGGCTGGGCGTCGCCGGGCAGGTGGACGTGGTCGAGGCCGATCTCTTCCCGGCCGGCCGCGCCCCGCTGATCGTCTGCAACCCCCCGTGGGTGCCCGCGAAGCCGACCTCACCCGTCGAGTACGCGGTGTACGACCCGGGAAACCGGATGCTGTACGGCTTCCTGAGCGGTCTGGCGGACCATCTGACACCGGCCGGCGAGGGCTGGCTGATCCTCTCCGACCTGGCGGAACACCTCGGTCTGCGCACGCACGACGAGCTGCTGGACGCCTTCGCCAAGGCCGGCCTGACGGTCCTGGACCGGCACGACATCACCCCGCGCCATCCGCGCGCCCGCGGCACCTCCGACCCGCTCCACGTGGCCCGCGCGGCCGAGGTCACCTCCCTGTGGCGCCTGAGCACCGCGGACCGGGGTGCGTCCGGCACTCCCTGA
- a CDS encoding GNAT family N-acetyltransferase, with translation MSGTHDSDGSPLPGGASPGAATPRALAPGAPAPGTWHPRPEVARDIPAVRRINLAAFETAGEADLVDALRRDPAAWLPGLSYVAEAPDGTPVAHALLTRCHVDGVPAVALAPCAVLPGYQKCGAGGAAIRALLQAAREAGERIAIVLGHPPYYPRFGFAPAATRFGILPPRSWPDEAFMALPLDGSPPPRGTVRYAVAFGIT, from the coding sequence ATGAGCGGCACCCACGACAGCGACGGCTCACCCCTCCCCGGCGGCGCCTCCCCCGGCGCCGCCACCCCTCGTGCCCTGGCCCCCGGCGCCCCGGCCCCCGGCACCTGGCATCCCCGCCCCGAAGTCGCCCGCGACATACCAGCCGTCCGCCGGATCAACCTCGCCGCCTTCGAGACCGCCGGTGAGGCTGACCTCGTCGACGCGCTGCGCCGCGACCCGGCGGCCTGGCTGCCGGGGCTGTCCTACGTGGCCGAGGCACCGGACGGCACCCCCGTCGCCCATGCGCTGCTGACGCGCTGTCATGTCGACGGCGTCCCAGCCGTGGCACTCGCCCCGTGCGCGGTGCTGCCCGGATATCAAAAGTGCGGCGCGGGCGGCGCGGCCATCAGGGCGCTCCTCCAGGCGGCGCGGGAAGCCGGCGAGCGGATCGCGATCGTGCTCGGCCATCCGCCGTATTACCCACGCTTCGGATTCGCGCCGGCCGCCACCCGCTTCGGCATCCTGCCGCCGCGGTCCTGGCCGGACGAGGCCTTCATGGCGCTGCCCCTGGACGGCTCCCCGCCCCCGCGCGGCACGGTGCGCTACGCCGTGGCGTTCGGCATCACCTGA
- a CDS encoding nucleoside/nucleotide kinase family protein — protein sequence MDPRLLLSRARRLAASAAPGRRRLLGITGPPGAGKSTLAAHLVAELDGQAALVPMDGFHLAEAELRRLGRTDRKGAPDTFDPAGYAALLARLRSPEPDTAVYAPAFDRRIEEPVAGSIPVAPHIPLIVTEGNYLLLDSAPWPRVRALLDEVWYVELETSERIRRLVGRHERFGRPRADAERFVHTSDEANARLVAATRDRADLVITFAPEEAPPPPSA from the coding sequence ATGGATCCCCGGCTCCTCCTCTCCCGCGCCCGTCGGCTCGCCGCCTCCGCAGCCCCCGGCCGACGGCGGCTGCTCGGCATCACCGGCCCGCCCGGCGCCGGCAAGTCCACCCTTGCCGCCCACCTCGTGGCGGAGCTGGACGGTCAGGCGGCGCTCGTCCCGATGGACGGTTTCCATCTCGCCGAGGCGGAGCTCCGCCGCCTGGGCCGTACGGACCGCAAGGGCGCGCCGGACACCTTCGACCCGGCCGGCTACGCCGCACTGCTGGCACGTCTGCGCTCCCCGGAGCCGGACACCGCCGTCTACGCCCCGGCGTTCGACCGCCGTATCGAGGAGCCGGTGGCCGGCAGCATCCCCGTGGCGCCCCACATTCCCCTCATCGTCACCGAGGGCAACTACCTCCTCCTCGACTCCGCCCCGTGGCCACGGGTCCGGGCGTTGCTCGACGAGGTCTGGTACGTAGAGCTGGAGACCTCTGAACGGATCCGGCGGCTGGTCGGCCGGCACGAACGGTTCGGGCGTCCGCGCGCCGACGCCGAGCGGTTCGTACACACCTCGGACGAGGCCAACGCCCGCTTGGTGGCGGCCACCCGCGACCGCGCCGATCTCGTCATCACCTTCGCACCCGAAGAGGCCCCACCTCCACCGAGCGCATGA
- a CDS encoding ABC transporter permease, with translation MLLPVNVTLGVVLAVLLAAAVAVAALARLGHARAIAVAGLRAAAQLAAVSYLIGWVVHALPWLLSFLALMFAVAVRTAGRRITRNRTWWWAAAPIAAGVVPVVALLLLTGLVPPRGLTLIPVAGILIGGALTATVLGGRRALDELATRHGEFEAGLALGLVDRDARMEVARPAASDALLPGLDQTRTVGLVTLPGAFVGMLLGGASPVQAGAVQLFVLVALLAVQAAACATVLELVARGRLHRVPLTAAEGE, from the coding sequence GTGCTGCTGCCGGTCAACGTCACCCTCGGGGTCGTCCTCGCCGTCCTGCTGGCCGCCGCGGTGGCCGTCGCCGCGCTGGCGCGCCTCGGCCATGCCCGGGCCATCGCCGTCGCCGGACTGCGCGCCGCCGCCCAGCTCGCCGCCGTCTCCTACCTCATCGGCTGGGTGGTGCACGCCCTCCCCTGGCTGCTGAGCTTCCTCGCGCTGATGTTCGCGGTGGCGGTACGGACCGCGGGCCGCCGGATCACCCGGAACCGCACCTGGTGGTGGGCCGCCGCACCGATCGCCGCCGGGGTCGTCCCGGTCGTCGCCCTGCTGCTGCTCACCGGCCTGGTGCCGCCGCGCGGCCTGACCCTGATCCCCGTCGCGGGCATCCTGATCGGCGGCGCGCTGACCGCCACCGTCCTGGGCGGGCGGCGGGCGCTGGACGAGCTGGCGACGCGGCACGGCGAGTTCGAGGCGGGCCTCGCGCTGGGGCTGGTGGACCGCGACGCCCGGATGGAGGTCGCCCGCCCGGCCGCCTCGGACGCCCTGCTGCCGGGGCTCGACCAGACCCGGACCGTGGGATTGGTCACGCTGCCCGGCGCCTTCGTCGGGATGCTGCTGGGCGGGGCCTCCCCCGTACAGGCGGGCGCGGTGCAGCTGTTCGTGCTGGTCGCGCTGCTGGCGGTGCAGGCGGCTGCCTGTGCGACGGTGCTGGAGCTGGTCGCGCGCGGACGGCTGCACCGCGTACCCTTGACGGCAGCAGAAGGGGAGTAG
- a CDS encoding DoxX family protein — translation MSAPVSALIQRSAPHVHALFRIVVGLLFACHGASSLFGVLGGAMGQGGTIPTGTWPGWYAAVIQLAGGILVMLGLGTRPAAFISSGSMAYAYFSMHQGSALWPIQNGGEAAAMFCWAFLLIFFSGPGTWALDRVFFGGEDRQEQAPAARQEPSAA, via the coding sequence ATGTCCGCACCCGTGTCCGCGCTCATCCAGAGATCAGCCCCGCACGTGCACGCGCTCTTCCGCATCGTCGTCGGCCTGCTCTTCGCCTGCCACGGAGCCTCCTCCCTCTTCGGCGTCCTCGGGGGCGCCATGGGTCAGGGCGGCACCATCCCCACCGGCACCTGGCCGGGCTGGTACGCCGCCGTGATCCAGCTGGCGGGCGGCATCCTCGTGATGCTCGGCCTGGGCACCCGCCCCGCGGCCTTCATCAGCTCCGGCTCGATGGCGTACGCGTACTTCTCCATGCACCAGGGCTCCGCACTGTGGCCGATACAGAACGGCGGCGAGGCCGCCGCGATGTTCTGCTGGGCCTTCCTGCTGATCTTCTTCTCCGGCCCCGGAACGTGGGCACTCGACCGGGTCTTCTTCGGCGGCGAGGACCGGCAGGAGCAGGCTCCGGCCGCCCGCCAGGAGCCTTCCGCCGCCTGA
- a CDS encoding HNH endonuclease family protein yields MNKVYARRVSLAAGSAAALVCTLALSGQTAQAAPPSPPDAATARTYLSQIKEQPEGPQDGYSRDKFPHWIDQGKNCDTREVVLKRDGTDVKQDDSCKATSGKWVSAYDGATWTNPADLDIDHVVPLSEAWKSGAAQWTTARRQELANDLTHSQLIAVTDNLNQEKGDKDPAKWLPPKASYHCEYARMWVSVKHEYGMTADSAEKAALKKILDGC; encoded by the coding sequence ATGAACAAGGTCTACGCGCGTCGAGTGTCCCTCGCCGCGGGATCGGCGGCGGCGCTGGTCTGCACGCTGGCGCTCAGCGGTCAGACCGCCCAGGCGGCACCGCCCAGCCCGCCGGACGCGGCCACCGCACGGACGTACCTCAGCCAGATCAAGGAACAGCCCGAGGGCCCGCAGGACGGCTACAGCCGCGACAAGTTCCCGCACTGGATCGACCAGGGCAAGAACTGCGACACCCGCGAAGTGGTGCTCAAGCGCGACGGCACGGACGTGAAGCAGGACGACAGCTGCAAGGCGACCAGCGGCAAGTGGGTCTCCGCCTACGACGGCGCGACCTGGACCAACCCGGCCGACCTGGACATCGACCACGTCGTACCGCTCTCGGAGGCCTGGAAGTCGGGCGCGGCGCAGTGGACCACCGCGCGCCGCCAGGAGCTCGCCAACGACCTCACCCACTCCCAGCTGATCGCCGTCACCGACAACCTCAACCAGGAGAAGGGCGACAAGGACCCGGCGAAGTGGCTGCCGCCGAAGGCCTCCTACCACTGCGAGTACGCCCGGATGTGGGTGTCGGTCAAGCATGAGTACGGCATGACCGCGGACTCGGCGGAGAAGGCCGCGCTGAAGAAGATCCTGGACGGCTGCTGA
- a CDS encoding DedA family protein, which yields MVEKLGSLSGTPWVYVIVSLSIVLDVFVPILPSGVLVIAAATAAAGTGTAAEAVSGVDVTSSVHTGTHPAEMFSLILCAATASVLGDMAAYRLAWRGGDRFDRAIGRSRRLTAAQKRLGTALTRGGGGIVVLARFAPAGRSVVSLGAGVAHRTVREFLPWSALASLAWAAYSVSLGYFGGQWLGTSWAGTALSVMALFAAGSAAAFLIRRPEHGASD from the coding sequence TTGGTGGAAAAGCTGGGGTCCCTCAGCGGCACCCCTTGGGTGTATGTGATCGTCAGTCTCTCGATCGTGCTCGATGTGTTCGTGCCGATCCTGCCCAGCGGAGTCCTGGTGATCGCCGCGGCCACCGCGGCCGCCGGCACCGGCACCGCGGCGGAGGCGGTGAGCGGTGTCGATGTCACCTCCTCCGTCCACACCGGTACACACCCGGCCGAGATGTTCTCCCTGATCCTGTGCGCGGCCACCGCCTCGGTGCTCGGCGACATGGCCGCCTACCGGCTCGCCTGGCGCGGCGGTGACCGCTTCGACCGCGCCATCGGCCGCTCCCGCCGCCTGACGGCGGCGCAGAAACGACTCGGCACGGCGCTGACGCGAGGCGGCGGCGGCATCGTCGTCCTGGCCCGCTTCGCACCCGCCGGGCGCTCCGTGGTCAGCCTCGGGGCCGGCGTTGCGCACCGTACGGTCCGCGAGTTCCTTCCCTGGTCCGCGCTGGCCTCCCTCGCCTGGGCCGCCTACAGCGTCAGCCTCGGCTACTTCGGCGGGCAATGGCTCGGCACGTCCTGGGCGGGCACCGCCCTCTCCGTGATGGCCCTCTTCGCCGCCGGGTCCGCGGCCGCCTTCCTGATACGCCGTCCGGAGCACGGGGCCTCGGACTGA
- a CDS encoding MarR family winged helix-turn-helix transcriptional regulator: MSVNENHAEDAKDTDGGESSPTEELLDGILRRLWPLHRTVVRAVEQELAGTGMTAGEHALLDALRAEGPRTVPQLARGMGLDRQPVQRWVNHAIELGLVVSAPNPAHRRSSLIHLTDDGTAAIRGVRESEAAELRQRLADLSAEDIRTALHVLDRLGEEFRQLADGSRVTPEETGSCGSSGKSDDNGITPTSSHPVHKGRPAR, from the coding sequence ATGAGTGTCAACGAGAACCACGCCGAAGACGCGAAAGACACCGACGGCGGAGAGTCGTCGCCCACCGAAGAGCTGCTGGACGGCATCCTCCGACGCCTGTGGCCACTGCATCGCACGGTCGTCCGCGCGGTGGAACAAGAGCTGGCAGGCACGGGCATGACCGCCGGCGAACACGCGCTGCTGGACGCGCTGCGCGCCGAAGGCCCGCGCACCGTTCCGCAGCTGGCGCGCGGAATGGGGCTCGACCGACAGCCGGTGCAGCGCTGGGTGAACCACGCCATCGAGCTGGGACTGGTCGTGAGCGCCCCGAATCCCGCGCACCGCCGCTCGTCCCTGATCCATCTCACCGACGACGGCACGGCGGCGATACGCGGCGTCCGGGAATCCGAGGCGGCGGAGCTGAGGCAGCGGCTGGCCGACCTGTCCGCCGAGGACATCCGTACCGCGCTGCACGTACTGGACCGGCTCGGCGAGGAGTTCCGGCAGCTGGCGGACGGCTCGCGCGTGACACCGGAGGAAACCGGCAGTTGCGGCAGCAGCGGCAAGAGCGACGACAATGGCATCACGCCCACCTCATCGCATCCGGTACACAAAGGACGGCCCGCAAGATGA
- a CDS encoding alpha/beta fold hydrolase produces MTRGITDWSEIDNGLVPVDDGELFYETAGSGPAVVLLHGGMLDQHMWDEQFAWLVNSGLRAIRYDFRGHGLSSTVTGDYANHDDLCALLDALDVPDAVLVGLSHGARVALDTAIARPERVTALALASPGVSGRAFTDPFLLEHIKAQVAAIGAPEGAERYVEHFLRMWVDGPHREPFAVHPGFRERMRASAEANVEVHAEGAGAGIPLEAGAADRLGEIRVPTVVFDGDLDSRDISANAHAITLAVPGARRVRIPGAAHMVNLENTALFDRELHAFLSSLDY; encoded by the coding sequence ATGACCCGAGGAATCACCGACTGGTCCGAGATCGACAACGGGCTCGTACCGGTCGACGACGGTGAGCTGTTCTACGAGACGGCCGGCTCGGGCCCCGCGGTGGTGCTGCTCCACGGCGGCATGCTCGACCAGCACATGTGGGACGAGCAGTTCGCCTGGCTGGTGAACTCCGGTCTGCGCGCGATCCGTTACGACTTCCGTGGCCACGGCCTGTCCTCCACCGTCACCGGGGACTACGCGAACCACGACGACCTGTGCGCCCTGCTCGACGCCCTCGATGTTCCCGACGCCGTCCTCGTCGGCCTCTCCCATGGCGCGCGGGTCGCTCTCGACACCGCCATAGCCCGCCCGGAGCGGGTGACGGCCCTCGCGCTCGCCTCCCCCGGCGTCAGCGGCCGCGCCTTCACCGACCCCTTCCTCCTGGAACACATCAAGGCGCAGGTGGCGGCGATCGGCGCACCGGAAGGCGCGGAACGCTATGTCGAACACTTCCTGCGGATGTGGGTGGACGGACCGCACCGCGAGCCCTTTGCGGTGCACCCGGGATTCCGTGAGCGGATGCGCGCCTCGGCCGAGGCCAATGTGGAGGTACATGCCGAGGGTGCGGGCGCCGGTATCCCCCTCGAAGCCGGTGCCGCCGACCGCCTGGGCGAGATACGGGTACCCACCGTCGTGTTCGACGGCGACCTCGACAGCAGGGACATCTCCGCCAACGCCCATGCGATCACGCTGGCCGTTCCCGGCGCCCGAAGAGTCCGGATACCGGGCGCGGCGCACATGGTCAATCTGGAGAACACCGCACTCTTCGACCGCGAACTCCACGCCTTCCTCTCGTCCCTGGACTACTGA